A window of Chitinophaga sp. MM2321 contains these coding sequences:
- a CDS encoding PQQ-binding-like beta-propeller repeat protein has product MKFTSYRFLLGISLISIINSCTSGNESAYTDWKVAGGTRAATHYSSLDQIDTSNVGKLKVAWTYLSEGGDSTKFGPMQCNPIIIDNVLYGVSPKLKLFAVDAATGIEKWNFDATDTAVNKTWPRNSVNMNRGVAYWEEGDDKRIIFTVGSVAFAVNAVTGRLIPSFGQDGGINLNKGLDRDEKTVFVAPTSPVMIYKNLFFLSGLVGDESPGHIRAFDVKTGEQKWIFHTVPYPGEAGYETWEDTTAYKFMGSTNSWAGFSLDEKRGILFAPTGNPTNDFYGGHRLGKGLYGNCLLALDAATGKLLWHFQTVHHDVWDRDVPTPPALITVVRDGKKIDAVAQSTKSGYIFMFERETGKEIFPIEEVPVPTDTRLQQEVLWPTQPVPTLPKPFVRQNFKESDLNTLVSDSSFADIKRRFNSYRTDHMFAPPSVEGTLIFPGYDGGGEWGGPAVDPTTNLLYVNANEMTWVLNMVPSKPDKEKVRTNLEAGVGIYTQHCMGCHGPERLGAGDYPGLIGVEKKYSTEEFVQLISTGRRMMPGFNNLSKEEKNAVASFILDLKSEQPKTYTGPAQKQDGPPKALYGFTGYNKFLTKEGYPAINPPWGTISAIDLNTGELVWKVPFGEFEELKAKGVPVTGRENYGGPVVTAGGLLFIGASADGKFRVYNKMTGKILWETDLPAPGVATPSTYTVNGKQYVVIACGGSKWGGKSSDAYVAFTLSE; this is encoded by the coding sequence ATGAAATTCACTAGTTACAGATTTCTTCTGGGCATATCATTGATATCTATTATTAATTCCTGTACCTCTGGTAACGAGTCCGCCTATACGGATTGGAAGGTGGCGGGAGGAACCAGGGCGGCCACCCATTACTCATCACTCGACCAGATCGATACCTCGAATGTGGGCAAGCTGAAAGTGGCTTGGACTTATCTCTCGGAAGGTGGTGATAGTACGAAGTTTGGCCCGATGCAGTGCAACCCGATCATTATTGATAACGTCCTATACGGCGTTTCTCCCAAATTGAAGTTGTTTGCTGTTGATGCGGCTACGGGCATAGAAAAATGGAATTTTGATGCCACGGATACGGCCGTTAATAAAACCTGGCCGCGGAATAGCGTTAATATGAACAGAGGCGTGGCCTACTGGGAAGAAGGTGATGATAAAAGAATCATTTTTACCGTAGGATCGGTGGCATTTGCCGTGAATGCTGTCACCGGTCGACTCATTCCCTCTTTTGGTCAGGATGGTGGTATCAATCTGAACAAAGGACTTGACCGGGATGAAAAGACAGTTTTTGTTGCCCCTACCTCACCAGTGATGATCTATAAAAACCTGTTTTTCCTGAGTGGACTGGTAGGAGATGAAAGCCCCGGACATATCCGCGCATTTGATGTGAAAACGGGCGAGCAAAAATGGATCTTTCATACCGTACCTTATCCTGGAGAAGCGGGATATGAAACCTGGGAAGACACGACTGCCTATAAATTTATGGGCTCTACCAATAGCTGGGCAGGGTTTAGCCTGGATGAAAAAAGAGGAATTCTTTTTGCGCCCACCGGCAACCCGACAAATGATTTTTACGGCGGACATAGACTGGGGAAAGGCCTGTATGGCAACTGCCTGTTAGCCTTGGATGCTGCCACGGGTAAATTGCTCTGGCATTTTCAAACCGTACATCACGATGTATGGGACCGGGATGTGCCTACGCCGCCAGCACTCATTACCGTTGTACGTGATGGTAAAAAGATCGATGCCGTAGCGCAATCTACCAAGTCAGGTTACATCTTTATGTTTGAAAGAGAAACCGGTAAGGAAATATTTCCCATTGAAGAAGTACCCGTGCCTACTGATACCCGGTTACAGCAAGAAGTATTGTGGCCCACCCAACCAGTACCTACCTTGCCCAAACCGTTTGTGAGACAAAACTTTAAGGAGTCAGATCTGAATACGCTGGTCAGCGATTCTTCTTTCGCCGATATAAAAAGAAGGTTCAATAGCTATCGTACAGATCATATGTTTGCTCCTCCATCCGTAGAGGGAACGCTTATTTTTCCCGGATATGATGGTGGTGGAGAATGGGGTGGACCTGCTGTAGATCCTACCACCAATCTGCTGTATGTAAATGCCAATGAAATGACCTGGGTGCTGAACATGGTACCGAGCAAGCCCGATAAAGAAAAGGTCAGAACAAACCTGGAGGCAGGCGTGGGCATATACACCCAGCACTGCATGGGATGTCATGGCCCTGAACGCCTGGGTGCAGGCGACTATCCCGGTTTGATAGGAGTAGAGAAAAAATATTCTACCGAAGAGTTTGTGCAGTTAATCTCTACAGGAAGAAGAATGATGCCGGGATTTAATAACCTGTCGAAAGAAGAGAAGAATGCGGTGGCTTCTTTCATCCTGGACTTGAAATCGGAACAACCAAAAACATATACCGGACCTGCTCAAAAGCAGGATGGACCTCCAAAAGCATTGTATGGCTTTACCGGGTATAATAAATTTTTAACCAAGGAGGGGTATCCTGCGATCAATCCGCCATGGGGAACGATCAGTGCTATTGATTTAAATACCGGGGAATTGGTGTGGAAAGTGCCGTTCGGTGAATTTGAGGAGCTGAAAGCGAAAGGCGTACCTGTAACAGGCCGTGAGAATTATGGTGGACCCGTAGTTACCGCAGGTGGTTTATTGTTTATTGGTGCTTCTGCTGATGGTAAATTCAGGGTCTATAATAAAATGACCGGAAAAATATTATGGGAAACAGATCTTCCGGCGCCGGGTGTAGCTACGCCATCTACCTACACGGTGAATGGTAAACAATATGTAGTGATTGCCTGCGGCGGATCAAAGTGGGGCGGAAAATCAAGTGATGCATATGTCGCCTTTACGTTGTCTGAATAA
- a CDS encoding sugar phosphate isomerase/epimerase, with protein MKKNSVYACLIGLATLLFTACNGPENSGSNGEKAGAPLKMGLALYSFNNIPFAAAIEKIDSGKIKYIEGFSFYKLGEGYGDSTMGSLSKEGIRKMKDLMQQRQVKMVSMFVGGGNNLEEWKQTFEMAKEFDLEFVTCEPVITQLDMIDSLAGVYNIKVAIHNHWKGISVYWNPDTLLSIIKTHKNLGACGDLGHWVRSGLDPAKCLEILQGHIMGLHLKDVDQIGKAEATADVPVGTGVVDFTKVVAELKRQEFKGVVSIECEFNFGENLSAIVNSINYMDELSADKTSDK; from the coding sequence ATGAAAAAGAATAGTGTTTACGCTTGTTTAATTGGTTTGGCAACCCTTCTTTTTACCGCCTGCAATGGCCCTGAAAATAGTGGTAGTAATGGAGAGAAAGCAGGTGCACCCTTGAAGATGGGGCTGGCACTATATTCTTTCAATAATATTCCTTTTGCAGCTGCTATAGAGAAGATCGACAGCGGTAAAATAAAATATATAGAAGGGTTTTCCTTTTATAAGCTGGGAGAAGGATACGGTGACTCCACGATGGGCTCACTTTCAAAAGAAGGCATCCGCAAAATGAAAGACCTGATGCAGCAGCGGCAGGTAAAAATGGTGTCCATGTTTGTGGGCGGCGGAAATAATCTGGAAGAGTGGAAACAAACCTTTGAAATGGCCAAAGAATTTGATCTGGAATTCGTTACCTGCGAACCTGTAATAACGCAATTGGATATGATCGACAGTCTGGCGGGTGTATATAACATCAAAGTGGCTATTCATAATCATTGGAAAGGTATCAGTGTTTACTGGAATCCGGATACCCTTTTAAGTATCATTAAAACACACAAGAATTTGGGCGCCTGTGGAGATCTCGGGCATTGGGTAAGAAGCGGCCTCGATCCGGCTAAATGTCTGGAAATACTGCAAGGGCATATAATGGGCCTTCATCTGAAAGATGTAGACCAGATCGGAAAGGCAGAAGCTACCGCAGATGTGCCAGTAGGTACTGGTGTAGTGGATTTTACAAAAGTAGTGGCGGAATTAAAACGGCAGGAATTTAAAGGAGTAGTATCCATCGAATGTGAATTCAATTTTGGTGAAAATCTATCTGCCATTGTTAATTCCATCAACTACATGGATGAATTGAGTGCGGATAAAACGAGTGATAAATAG
- a CDS encoding sugar phosphate isomerase/epimerase, protein MKKNSIYTCLIGLATLLFAACNGPENSGNDGDKTGASWKMGVALYSFNNLPFTAALEKVDSGKIKYVEGFSFYKLGEGYGDTTMGTLSKEGILKMKDLIAQRQTKMVSMYVGGGNNVEEWKQTFEMAKEFELEYVTCEPLLAHLDMVDSLAGVYNIKVAIHNHWKGISLYWNPDSLLSIIKTHKNLGACADIGHWTRSGLDAAKCLETLQGHILGLHLKDVDQAGKGEATADVTVGTGVVDFTKVVAELKRQDYKGMIFVECEHNFGENLPDIVNSMSYIDKLSEQKTSDK, encoded by the coding sequence ATGAAAAAGAATAGTATTTACACGTGTTTAATTGGCCTCGCAACCCTTCTTTTTGCCGCCTGCAATGGCCCGGAAAATAGTGGCAATGACGGCGATAAAACAGGCGCCTCCTGGAAGATGGGAGTGGCACTATATTCTTTCAATAATCTTCCCTTTACAGCTGCCCTGGAAAAGGTAGACAGTGGTAAAATAAAATACGTGGAAGGATTTTCTTTTTATAAGCTGGGAGAAGGATACGGTGATACCACTATGGGGACGCTTTCAAAAGAAGGCATTCTCAAAATGAAAGACCTGATAGCGCAGCGGCAAACAAAAATGGTATCCATGTATGTTGGCGGAGGAAATAATGTGGAAGAATGGAAACAAACCTTTGAAATGGCGAAAGAATTTGAACTGGAATATGTTACCTGCGAACCTTTATTAGCGCATCTGGATATGGTCGATAGCCTGGCAGGTGTATATAATATAAAAGTGGCCATTCATAATCATTGGAAAGGCATCAGCCTTTACTGGAATCCGGATTCTTTATTGAGTATCATCAAAACGCACAAAAATCTGGGTGCCTGTGCAGATATCGGTCATTGGACAAGAAGTGGTCTCGATGCGGCCAAATGTCTTGAAACACTGCAAGGCCATATACTGGGTCTTCACCTGAAGGATGTAGACCAGGCAGGAAAAGGAGAAGCTACCGCAGATGTGACAGTAGGCACCGGTGTAGTGGACTTTACAAAAGTAGTAGCGGAATTAAAACGGCAGGATTATAAAGGAATGATATTCGTGGAATGTGAACATAATTTTGGTGAAAATCTACCGGATATCGTTAATTCTATGAGCTACATTGATAAATTAAGTGAGCAAAAGACGAGTGATAAATAA
- a CDS encoding Fic family protein: MIKTTAINITAEVLSLISEIDEFKGAWRALGQLAPEHLTSLKRVATIESIGSSTRIEGAKLTDQQVEKLLGNLAIKQFTSRDEEEVAGYADVMNLIFENYTYIPLTEGYIQQLHRELLKHSSKDNWHRGNYKKSPNHVEAFDQDGKSLGIVFETASPFDTQLRMQELVSWTVNAIETKELHSLLIICIFIVVFLAIHPFQDGNGRLSRILTTVFLLRAGYVYVPYSSLEAVIEQSKEGYYLALRRTQGTLKAENPDWMPWILFFLRALQQQKARLEIKIEQEKLLLGQLPELSIEILELAKSRGRVTISEIVVLTKANRNTIKKHLESLVSAKHLQQHGAGRGSWYSM, encoded by the coding sequence ATGATAAAGACTACAGCCATAAATATCACCGCCGAGGTGCTTTCCCTAATTTCAGAAATTGACGAATTTAAAGGTGCATGGCGCGCCTTAGGGCAACTGGCACCAGAACATCTCACTTCATTAAAGCGGGTTGCTACAATTGAAAGCATAGGGTCATCAACTCGTATTGAAGGAGCGAAATTAACCGATCAACAAGTAGAAAAATTGCTTGGGAACTTAGCTATAAAACAATTTACATCTCGCGATGAAGAAGAAGTTGCCGGATATGCAGATGTAATGAACCTTATTTTTGAAAATTACACATATATCCCGCTAACTGAAGGCTACATTCAGCAACTTCACCGGGAATTATTAAAGCATAGTTCCAAAGACAATTGGCATCGGGGGAATTACAAAAAATCACCGAATCACGTTGAAGCTTTTGATCAGGATGGTAAAAGCCTGGGTATTGTATTCGAGACCGCCAGCCCATTTGATACCCAATTACGCATGCAGGAACTTGTTAGCTGGACTGTTAATGCTATTGAAACGAAAGAACTTCATTCGCTTTTAATAATATGTATTTTTATTGTGGTTTTTCTTGCTATCCATCCATTTCAGGATGGTAATGGTCGGTTATCGCGCATTCTAACAACAGTTTTTCTATTACGGGCAGGGTATGTATACGTGCCATATAGCTCTCTGGAAGCCGTTATTGAGCAGAGTAAGGAAGGATATTACCTTGCTTTAAGAAGAACACAAGGCACATTAAAAGCTGAAAACCCAGACTGGATGCCCTGGATATTATTTTTTCTACGCGCACTTCAGCAGCAGAAAGCCCGACTGGAAATTAAAATTGAACAGGAAAAGCTTCTTTTAGGACAGCTACCGGAATTATCTATAGAAATACTTGAACTGGCAAAATCCAGAGGCCGTGTAACAATCAGTGAAATTGTTGTTTTAACAAAAGCCAATAGGAATACTATAAAAAAACACCTGGAAAGTCTCGTTTCTGCTAAGCACCTACAACAACATGGCGCCGGACGTGGTTCCTGGTATTCTATGTAA
- the nagA gene encoding N-acetylglucosamine-6-phosphate deacetylase yields the protein METTIFTHTLFTGNSVLHDQVITCANGLIVTIEKGNKQDASYYTENLSPGLIDIHINGGKYLHFTKSPDSEAIQDIATAFESVGTAYTLPTIVSCSLENMMKGISAIKIHRTNHPHSGVLGVHLEGPFLNHVKRGAHLPEYLQKPSDEILQQILDHGKGLIKMITLAPELFTSKQLSFLMESGITISAGHSNATYYEAQKAFQSGISVVTHLFNAMSGFHHRDPGLVGACFMNKKVYAPIILDGFHCDYNTAKFASQIKNEKLFLISDALFIGEQIKEFIWENFNARLEEGRYINSENNLAGSTISLADGIRNAVRHLGVSLQEAIEMATIRPAKALGIENEIGSLAPGYPAVFTLFNNDLQKFSTLRM from the coding sequence ATGGAAACCACAATTTTCACTCACACTTTATTTACTGGAAATTCAGTTCTTCACGACCAGGTAATAACATGCGCAAACGGCTTGATAGTTACAATCGAAAAAGGCAACAAGCAAGATGCATCGTATTACACGGAAAATCTTTCACCTGGCCTAATCGACATTCACATCAATGGTGGAAAATATCTTCACTTTACCAAGTCGCCTGACTCCGAAGCGATTCAGGATATTGCTACTGCTTTCGAATCTGTGGGCACGGCATATACCTTACCAACAATCGTCAGCTGTTCGCTGGAGAACATGATGAAAGGAATTAGTGCAATAAAAATACATCGAACCAATCACCCTCATTCCGGTGTACTTGGAGTACATTTGGAAGGGCCATTCCTGAATCACGTAAAAAGGGGAGCTCATCTTCCAGAGTACCTTCAAAAACCCAGCGACGAAATATTGCAACAGATACTGGATCATGGCAAAGGACTGATTAAAATGATCACGTTAGCTCCCGAACTATTTACGTCAAAGCAACTAAGCTTTCTAATGGAATCAGGCATTACCATATCGGCCGGTCACTCAAATGCAACTTATTATGAAGCGCAAAAGGCATTTCAGTCAGGCATTTCAGTAGTAACGCACCTGTTTAATGCCATGTCGGGTTTTCATCACAGAGATCCGGGACTGGTAGGCGCCTGTTTTATGAATAAAAAAGTTTATGCACCTATTATATTGGACGGATTTCATTGCGATTACAATACCGCCAAATTTGCGAGTCAAATAAAAAATGAAAAATTATTCCTGATATCAGATGCCCTGTTTATAGGAGAACAGATAAAAGAATTTATCTGGGAAAACTTCAATGCGCGTCTTGAAGAAGGAAGATATATAAATTCAGAGAATAATCTTGCAGGATCTACTATATCGCTGGCGGACGGCATAAGAAATGCGGTAAGACATCTGGGAGTGTCGTTACAAGAAGCCATCGAAATGGCCACAATAAGACCTGCGAAGGCGCTAGGAATAGAAAATGAAATCGGATCGCTGGCACCAGGATACCCAGCCGTCTTTACATTATTTAATAACGACTTACAAAAATTTTCCACTTTACGGATGTAG
- a CDS encoding RNA polymerase sigma-70 factor has translation MNQHNDDIDIDLFTRLSRGDEAAFSEIVHFYYKRFLSAIVFLTKSKPEAQDIMQDVFLKLWLYRKDLHTVENPKAWIRRILLNTTSNHIRARLRYELKIENLAVHIPGNVEMIDELEALSTQRSIDKAVDRLPQKRRQIFLMSRREGLSRKEIAQQLNISENTVRNQLVEALNFIREYLKCEGIALTPAIIILQNFLL, from the coding sequence TTGAATCAGCACAACGACGATATTGATATCGACTTATTTACGCGTCTATCACGAGGTGATGAAGCTGCATTTAGCGAAATTGTCCACTTTTATTATAAAAGGTTCCTCTCTGCCATTGTTTTCCTTACTAAATCTAAACCGGAAGCTCAGGACATCATGCAGGATGTTTTTTTAAAGCTTTGGTTGTACAGGAAAGACTTGCATACTGTTGAAAATCCAAAGGCATGGATAAGAAGAATCCTGTTAAATACTACTTCAAATCATATCAGGGCCCGACTAAGGTATGAGTTAAAGATAGAGAATTTAGCAGTACATATTCCTGGAAATGTAGAAATGATCGATGAGTTGGAAGCTTTGTCTACACAACGATCGATCGACAAGGCAGTTGACCGGCTGCCCCAAAAAAGAAGACAGATTTTTTTAATGAGTCGTCGTGAAGGACTGAGTCGTAAGGAAATAGCTCAGCAATTAAATATTTCGGAGAATACTGTCCGGAATCAGTTGGTTGAAGCATTAAATTTTATCCGCGAATACCTTAAGTGTGAAGGGATTGCGCTAACCCCCGCAATTATCATCCTCCAGAATTTCCTGTTATAA
- a CDS encoding FecR family protein, with product MKGNTDISRLLQGHINGSLTNAEKEQLLAFLSNLDNVEDNMDAINSVCEQFVGGPPLYLEGEVEEMIQQIIQTNNIPLKTSTNPTQTGKVVFLRGMRWFKYVAAALVILLVGYYLWPNAEKTKTDLVQQISPSFNDTPLVSGSVLLTLSNGEKVALSKVKSQSIKEGDLHVKNENGTLTYEKSNVVVYNTVSTPKGVQFNLSLSDGTVVQLNAASSITFPTSFSGENRVVRITGEAYFEVAKNSSHPFIVETYKDKITVLGTHFNVNAYPEEEGVKTSLAEGKVRVNNTVLVPGEAYKNNEVMPTNIAQDLAWKNMVFDFNQCDLKAVMRQISRWYDVDIVYTSVIPSMRFYGKMGRDLTLVQILSILEKSDVHFKIEGKKLIVSK from the coding sequence GTGAAAGGAAACACTGACATTAGCCGTCTGCTACAAGGACATATAAATGGCTCTCTTACCAACGCTGAGAAAGAGCAACTGCTGGCGTTCCTGAGTAATCTGGATAACGTGGAAGATAATATGGACGCCATTAATAGTGTTTGCGAGCAATTTGTTGGTGGCCCGCCACTATACCTGGAAGGCGAAGTGGAAGAGATGATCCAACAGATTATTCAAACAAATAACATACCCCTCAAAACTTCAACTAACCCAACGCAAACAGGGAAGGTCGTATTCTTACGGGGAATGCGGTGGTTTAAATATGTCGCTGCGGCTCTGGTAATTTTGCTTGTGGGGTATTATCTGTGGCCCAATGCGGAGAAAACTAAAACGGATTTAGTACAGCAAATTTCACCATCGTTTAATGATACTCCTCTTGTGTCGGGAAGTGTACTTCTTACATTGAGTAACGGAGAAAAAGTAGCGTTAAGTAAGGTTAAGTCGCAGTCAATTAAAGAAGGAGACCTCCATGTTAAGAACGAAAATGGTACGTTGACCTACGAAAAATCGAATGTTGTTGTTTATAATACGGTTAGTACTCCTAAAGGAGTTCAATTTAATCTTTCCCTTTCGGATGGTACCGTTGTGCAACTCAATGCGGCGAGCAGCATTACTTTTCCTACATCTTTTTCCGGAGAAAATCGCGTGGTAAGAATCACCGGGGAAGCTTATTTTGAAGTGGCGAAAAATTCATCACACCCCTTTATTGTTGAAACATATAAAGATAAAATTACCGTATTGGGCACGCATTTCAATGTAAATGCTTATCCTGAAGAAGAAGGCGTGAAAACGAGTCTCGCTGAGGGTAAGGTGCGTGTGAATAATACTGTTTTGGTTCCCGGTGAAGCATATAAGAATAATGAAGTGATGCCTACAAATATTGCGCAGGATCTTGCCTGGAAGAATATGGTATTTGATTTTAATCAATGTGACCTGAAGGCCGTGATGCGCCAGATATCCAGATGGTATGATGTAGATATCGTTTATACGTCCGTAATTCCATCGATGCGTTTTTATGGTAAAATGGGGAGAGACCTCACCCTGGTGCAAATATTATCCATACTCGAAAAATCCGATGTTCATTTTAAGATTGAGGGGAAGAAGCTTATTGTAAGCAAATGA